ATGTGGATCGATTTCCGCGGCATCCGCGATGCGACGATGCGCGCGGAAAAGCTCGATTATTTCGAGAACAGCCGGCGCGCGACCTATGCCAACCGCGCCTATTGCATCGCCAATCCGATGGGCTGGCGCGGCTATTCGCGCGACATCTGGGGGCTGGCCGCCTGCGATGGTCCGGGCAATTTCGAACTGCCCTATCGCGGCGGCAGCGCGACCTTCTACGGCTATGCGGCGCGCGGGCCGCTTGGCCAGCCAGACGGGCGCGACGACGGCACGATCGCGCCGACCGCGGCATTGGGCAGCCTCGCCTTCGCGCCCGAGATCGTCGTGCCCGCGGCGGACGCGATGAAGCGCTGGCCCGGCCTGTACGGCAAATACGGCTTTCTCGACAGCTTCAACCCCTCGTTCCGCTACACCGACGTGCGGCTCGAAACGGGATCGGTCGATGCCACGCGCGGCTGGGTGGCGCGCGACTACCTCGGGATCGACCAGGGCGCGATCGCCGGCGCGGTCGCCAACATGCGCGACGAGGGCGTGTGGCGGGTCATGCGGCGCTCGCCGACGATCCGCCGCGGCCTGCAACGCGCAGGCTTCACCGGAGGGTGGCTGGGATGACGCACGCCGAAGCCGCCTCCCATCCCAATCCCCCGATCAAGACGATCACCATCGTCGGTGGCGGCACCGCGGGGTGGATGACCGCCGCGCTGCTGTCGCGCCTGTTCCTCGGCGCCTACACGATCCGGCTGATCGAATCGGAGGAGATCGGCACGATCGGCGTCGGCGAGGCGACGATCCCCGCGATCCGCACGTTCAACGGCCTGGCCGGCATCGACGAATTCGACTTCGCCCGCGCGACGCAGGCGACGTTCAAGCTCGGCATCGAGTTCCGCAACTGGGGCGGCATCGGCGACAGCTACGTCCACGGTTTCGGCAAGATCGGGCAGGACCTCTACTGGCTGCATTGCCACCAGTTCTGGCTGAAGGCGCGTGCCGCCGGCCGCGCCAAGCATCTCGACCTCTACGCGCTCAACACGCTGGCAGCGCGGATGAACCGCTTCGCGCTGCCCGATCCGTCGAACCCGCATTCGCCGATGGCGGACCTCGACTATGCCTATCATTTCGACGCGTCGCTGTTCGCGCGCTTCCTGCGCGGGCGGGCGGAGGCGGCGGGGGTGACCCGGATCGAGGGGCGGATCGTCGCCGCCAACCGACGCGGGCACGACGGCTTCCTCGACCATGTCGTGCTCGCCGACGGGCGCACGGTCGACGGCGATCTGTTCGTCGACTGTTCGGGTATGCGCGGGCTGCTGATCGGCGATGCGATGGGCATCGGCTACGAGGACTGGAACCAGTGGCTGCTGTGCGACCGCGCGCTGGCGGTGCCGAGCGCGCGGGGGCCGGGGCCGCTGACGCCCTATACCCGGTCGACCGCGCATGCCGCCGGGTGGCAATGGCGCATCCCGTTGCAGCATCGCACCGGCAACGGCCACGTCTATGCCAGCCAGTTCGTGTCGGACGACGCCGCGGCGGATACGCTGCGCGCGCATCTCGACACGCCTGCGCTCGGCGATCCGCGGCCCGTCCGCTTCCGTCCCGGCAAGCGCCATCGAGCGTGGGAGAAGAACGTCGTCGCGCTGGGTCTAGCCGGTGGCTTTCTCGAACCGCTCGAATCGACCAGCATCCACCTGATCCAGACCGGCATCCTGCGCCTGATCGCGCTGTTCCCGGGCCGCGGTTTCAATGCCGCCGACATCGACGAATACAATCGGCAGACCGATTTCGAATATCGCGACGTGCGCGATTTCATCATCGCCCATTACAAGGTGACCGAGCGCGACGATTCCGAATTCTGGCGATACCTGAAGGCGATGGACGTGCCCGACAGCCTGACCGAACGGCTCGATCTGTTTCGTGCGTCGGCGCGCTTCTTCATGCATGGCAAGGCGGAACTGTTCCGCGAGGAAAGCTGGGTGCAGGTGCTGCTCGGCCAGCGGCTCGAGGCGGCGTACGATCCGATGGTCGACATGATCCCCGCCCAGGAGGCGAACGCGTTCCTGCGCGATGTCGAGGACGTGGTGGCCGATGTCGCGAGGGGCCTGCCGACGCATGAGGCGTTCATCGCCCGCCATTGCCAGGCGCCTGCCACCGCAGCCTGATGCGCGGGGGAGACTGTGACAGTTCGGCAACAACCGGAATGATAGTGAAACGCGCCTGACGTGGCTGGTTGTAACCGGTTACGGTGGCGAGTAACCGGTTCCATACGCCCTTCGCGATCCGTGGAGTCGACGCGCGTCGTCCATGCGCCACGGAAGCAAAAAGGGGCTGGTGATGGTGAGGGGATGAACATGGCTTCCAGGATTCAACGCGCGCACGTCCGTCGCGGCATTTCGGCAGCGGCGCTCGCCGCGGCACTGGTCTTCGGCGCGCCCGCGCTTGCGCAGGCGACGTCGACCTTGCGCGGCCACGTCGAGGGGCCGACCGGCACGACGGTGACGATCACCGATCTGACGACGGGCCAGGTCATCACCGCGCGCACCAACGCGACCGGCGACTATACCATCCCCGGCATCCGCCCGAGCACGTATCGCGTCGACGTCGCCGGGCAGAAGCCCGAACAGGTCGTCGTGCCGATCGGCCAGATCATCACCGCCGACATCGGCACGCCCGATCAGGCCGCCGAAACCACCACCGTCACGGGCAAGAACGCCGGCGACATCATCGTCACCGGCCGCCGCACGCAGGAAGTGCGCACCGCCGAGGTCGCGACCAACGTGTCGCAGCAGCAGATCGAAAGCCTGCCGCAGAGCGACCGCAACTTCCTGAATTTCGCCGCGCTCGCGCCCGGCGTCGCCGTCACGCCGGGCCGCGGCAACCGTCAGGTGCAGGCGGGCGGCGTCAGCGCCGACAACATCAACGTCTTCATCGATGGCCTCAGCCTCAAGAACCAGGTCAACCACGGCGGCGTCGCCGGCCAGAACTTCAGCCAGGGCAATCCCTTCCCGCAGCTGGCGGTGCAGGAGTTCAAGGTCGACACGCAGAACTTCAAGGCCGAATACGAACAGGCCGGCTCCGCGATCATCACCGCGGTGACCAAGTCGGGCGGCACGTCGTTCCACGGCACCTTGTTCGGGGAATGGCAGCCGAGCTCGTTCTACGGCACGAAATATTTCGATCGTCCGGGCAACGCCAACAACATCGACGGCTCGCGCAAGCAGGGCGATTACGACCGCAAGCAATATGGTGGCGACCTGGGCGGCCCGATCATCAAGGACGTGCTGCACTTCTACGGCGCGTTCGAGGCGACCGACCAAAAGGCGCCGTCGAAAGCCGTGCTGCTCGGCAACACCAACGCGACCGATCCGACGCAGATCGTACCGCAGGCGATCGCGCAGCAATATAACGGCAGCTATCCGCAGGACTTCCACCAGAAGCTCTACTTCGGCAAGCTGACCGCCTTCGTCAGCAACGCCGACACGGTGAACTTCAGCGGCTTCTTCCGCCGCGAAAGCAATCTCGCTGACTTCGGCGACACGTCGGTCCCGTCGCACGGCCATCTGTTGCAATCGAAGATCGACCTGTACCAGCTCGAATGGAACCATCGCGGCGACAACTGGCTGAACGAGGCGACCGTCGCCTATAATACGGTGTTCAACGGCACGCCGCGCACCAGCAGCGGCCCGGAAATCAACCTGGGCTTGCCGGGCGCCGTCGTCGCGCAGCTCGGCACCAACGGTTTCGAACAGGCCGACAACCAGAAGACGTGGACGTTCAAGAACAACGTCACCTTCTTCGGGCACGGGCATATCGTGAAGGCGGGGGCGAAGGTTTCGCTCAACGACCTGTCGCGATCCGAAGACAATCTGGGCAACGGCGCCTATTATTTCCGGCCGTCGACCTACACGACCTTCGACGCATCCACCCCGCTGCAGGCGGCGGTGTCGGTCGTGCCGGTGCGTCCGGCGATGGCCAAGGATACGCAGATCGGCGTGTTCATCCAGGACGACTGGACAGTCAATTCGCATCTGACGGTCAACGCCGGCCTGCGCTGGGATTACGAGACCAACGCGAAGAACGAGAAGTTCGTGACGCCCGCCGGTATCGTCACCGCACTGCGCAACTATCAGCCGTGGCAGGCCGCGGGGATCAACCCGAACGATTACATCTCCACCGGCACCAATCGTAAGCCCTATTGGAAGGCGTTCCAGCCGCGCCTGGGCGTTTCCTACGACGTCAACGGCGACCGCGATCTGGTGCTCTTCGCGGGCGCGGGTCGCTATTACGATCGACCCTTGTTCATCGCGTCGGGGATCGAAACCGTGAAGGCGCTATACCAGCGCACCGTCACGCTCAGCTTCTGCGACGGTCCGGGGCAGCCGACCTGCGCCTCGGTGCGTGCCGGCAACAACGGCGCGCTGCCCGCGACGACGCTGGCGTGGAATGCGAACTACAAGAATGTCGATGCGCTGCGCGCCGCCGCGACCGCGACCGGTGTCGGCGGCGACGTGTGGCTGCTCAACAACGATACCAAGCTGCCCTATTCGGATCAGTTCAACTTCGGCATGCGCAAGCGGGTCGGCGCGATCCAGACGTCGGTCACCTTCAGCCACGTGCGCAGCCACAACATCTTCAAATACGTCCGCGGCAACCGCCTGCCCAATGGCCAGTATACGACGCAGGGCGATCAGTGGATCGAGGACAATTTCCCGGCGCAGGGCATCCTGCCCGGCTATAGCGGCAAGCTGAACATCGGGTCGAACGACGGCAAGGCCTACTACACCGCCGTCTACTTCACCGCTGAAAAGCCGTTCGTCACCGGATCGCGGTGGGGCTTTACCTCGACGCTGACGTTGCAGCGCGCGCGGTCGAACGTCGCGCAGGAATTGCAGGGCGACGAATTCTACAACGGTCCGCGCGTCGATGCCTATGGCATCAACTATGTCGCGGGCGTCGAGAAGTGGCGCTTCGTCGGCACCGGCATCGCGCGCGGTCCATGGGATACCAAGCTGTCGGTCACCGGCACGTTCAGCTCGGGTCCGTCGTTCGGTCAGGTCATCAGCCGTCCCGCACCTGCAGAGTTCCTTAATTCAAGCGGGACCTACGGCAATTTCGGCGGCGTGTTCTGGCCCGACCAGATCGTCGGCTATGCCTCGGTTGATGCGCGCATTTCGAAGACGTTCACGATGCCATGGGGCCACGATCTCGAGGTCAATTTCGCGGCGTTCAATATCTTCGATTCGGTCAACCGCACCTATTCGGCATGGGGCGCGGGATCGGGTGTGAACCCGACCAAGCGCGAAAACGACACGCAGGGCGTGCCGCGCTCGTTCCAGGTCGGCGCGCGCTACAAGTTCTGAGTGTAAATTAGAGAAAATTAGCGGATAATGCCCGCCACATTTGCATAATATGGTGGCGGGCATGAATAAAAGTGAAGAATTAGAAGTTTCCGCAGACTGGAGTCCCGCTGCCTACTGTTCCTGTCCGTGAGTCGTAATTGAATATATAAACACATCGCGGAGCCCCGTTATATACGGGAACCTCATGCTTTGCTGGACCATAAACATAGGTATAATAAGAGCCCAAAACATCAACAATGTGTGACGCTGTCCAGTCGTTGACTGGCTGGCTATTGACGTAAAATATATAGCCGGAGTCCATTTTTTCTTGGACTATTCTTATCCATTCATCCCGGCCTTGTTGGGTAAATTGAGATAATATAGTGTATCCTTTATAGGTATCTTGGGCGGATAGTTCTTGCGGGGTCATAAAAAGCGACGCTAGAAAGAATGTCAAAATCTTGATGCGCATCACGAGACACTCCCTATGAAAGGTTATTTTCTCGACTACCTTGAGAAGATCCCGGTGATATATATAAGGCGGTGTGCACAGATCGGCAATGTTAATTGCGTCGCAAATGGCATGTTTCGCAAGTAGATTCGTCAAATATCGTAGATACAGAATGCACGTTTAGAAAAAGCCATTTGCCGCCTCGTTTCTACATATTTTGCACGCTGATCGACTCAGCGAAAGTCCGGGGCCGTATGGAGTCGTTAGGCAAACATCTGGCCCACCCCGTGGCTCCACCGAAACGCCCCGATCGTGAGCGCGCCAGCATGACCCCCAGCCTGATCCGCGTCGGCGCAACGCAGAGCCCGGTCGTTATCGTCGATGATGCGACCGGCGATCCCGCTCGTATCGTCGACCTCGCCGCCGCGCTGGCACCCTTCCCGACCATGTCCGGCAGTTACTATCCCGGCGTCCGGCGCGTGCTGACGCCGGCGGACGGCGCGGCGCACGATTATGCGACCGGGCTGCTCCACGCCCTTGCCCCCTTTATCGGCGGCGCGTTCGACGTCGACGGCTTCGACTGGATCGAGGGGAGCTTCTCGATCGTCACCGCGGATCCCGCCGCGCTGTCGCCGGCGCAGCGCGCGCCGCATTTCGATGCGGCCGACCCCGCTTACATCGCGGTGCTCCATTATCTGTCCGACACCCCCGGCACCGGCACCGCTTTCTATCGCCAGCGCAGCACCGGGATCGAGCGCGTCGACGCCGCTAACCGCGCCGCCTTCGTCGCCGCCGCGCGCCGCGACAGCGCCGCGCTTACGGGCTACACCAACGCCAGCAACGCCGCCTTCGAACAGATTGGCGCGGTTGAAGCGAAACGCGACCGGGTCGTCCTCTACCAGGGGTGCCTGCTCCATTCGGGCATCATTCCGCCGGGCATGCCGATGAGCGCCGACCCGCGCATCGGCCGCCTGACCGCCAACCTCTTCATCCAGGCGCAACGATGATCGCCAGCCTTCTTCTCGCCGCGGCGGCGCAGCACACCTACGCCAACCCGGTCGACATCGACTATCGCTACAATTTCGAACAGGTGAACGAGGGCGTATCGTACCGCACCGGCGCGGACCCGGTGATCGTGCCGTTCAAGGGCGCCTATTATCTCTTCCTGACGCTGGCGGACGGATATTGGCGATCGACTGATCTCGTCACCTGGCGCTTCGTCACGCCCAGCCGCTGGCCGGCGGAGGGAATCGTCGCGCCCGCGGTGACGTCGGATGGCGAGCGTTTGCTCATCATGCCGTCGATGACGACGCAGGGGACGATCTACGCGACCAGCGATCCCGCGAGCGGCCGAATCGACTATTTCGTGCGCCGTATGCCGGCCTTGCCCAATGCGGTGAAATCGGGGCTGGAGGACACGATCAAGCCGGGGCAGGTGCCGCCCGGCCCGTGGGACCCGGACTTGTTCCAGGACGATGACAAGCGCTGGTACCTTTATTGGAACTCGTCGAACGTCTTTCCGATCTACGGCGCGCCCGTATCGTTCGCCGATGGCAGGATGACGTACGGCACGCCGCGCCGCTCATTCATCCTGCTCGATCCGGACAGGCACGGCTGGGAGCGGTTCGGGCAGGATCATAGCGGCACGCTCCCCAACGGCACGCCGATCAAGCCCTTCATGGAGGGCGCGTGGATGACCAAGGTCGCCGGGCGATATTATCTGCAATATGGCGCGCCCGGCACCGAATATAATTCATACGCCACAGGCACGTATGTCGGCACCTCGCCGATGGGGCCGTTCACCTATGCGCCCTACAACCCCGTCGGCTACAAGCCCGGCGGGTTCGTGCAGGGGGCGGGACACGGCAACACGTTTCAGGACCTCAACGGCAATTGGTGGAACACCGGCACGCCGTGGATCGGCTACAACTGGACATTCGAGCGGCGGATCGGCATGTGGCCGACGGTGTTCGACGCGGACGGGCAGATGCGCGTGTCGACGCGTTTCGGCGATTTTCCGCAGCGGATGCCGACCGCGCGGTTCACCGATCCCGATGCGCTGTTCACCGGCTGGATGCTGCTGTCCTATCGCAAGGCCGCGACGGCGAGTGCCAGCGTCGCCGGCCATGGCCCGGCGGATGCGACCGACGAAAATCCGCGCAGCTTCTGGCTGTCGCCGACGAAGGCCGCCGGCGCGACGCTAACGATCGATCTGGGCGCGGTGAAGACGGTGCGCGCGGTGCAGGTCAATTTCGCCGATTATCAGGCGGGGCGGTTCGGCGATGCGCCCGACATCTATACCGAATTCCGGCTGGAACAGTCGCTCGACGGGCGGACGTGGCGCCCGCTTGCCCGGACGGAGGCGCCGCGGCGCGACCGGTCCAACGCCTATTTCGAACTGCCTGCACCGGTGCGCACGCGCTATGTCCGCTACGTCCACGGCCATATCGGCGGCGCGCATCTCGCGATCAGCGACCTGCGCGTGTTCGGGTCGGCGGGCGGCGCGATGCCGGGCGCGCCGACTTTGGTCGCGGCCACGCGCGGCGCCGACACGCGCGATGCCACGATCCGCTGGCGGCGGGTGCCCGGCGCGGTCGGCTACAACGTGCGCTGGGGCATCCGGCCCGACCGGCTCGCGCTGACGTATCAGGTCTTCGCGGACCGCGTCGCCGATGGCGACGCCGCGACGCTACCGTTGCGCGCGCTGACCGTCGGCCAGCGTTACTATGTCGCGGTCGAGGCGTTCGACGAGAATGGCGTCTCGTCCTTGAGCCGCGTTGCGGCGATGTGAAGTCGCGCACGGCGAGGGACTTAAAGTTGCCGATCGCTGCTGCTACCCGGTCGTCATGACGCCGCAGATCACCGTCACCCGCCACGGCCGCGAGGACCAGCCCGTCGTCGTCATCGACGCCTTCGCCGATGCCGAAGCTTTACGCGAAGACGCGGGCTTCCTGTCGTTCGTGCCGATCGGCGAACATTATCCCGGGATCCGCGCGCAGGTGTCGCCCGCAATGCTGCGCCCGATGCTTGCCACGATCGCGCCGGTCGCGGCGGAGGTGTTCGGGTTGACCGACCTCGATGTCGTCGATGCCTTCTACTCGCTGGTCACGGTGCCGCCGTCCGCGCTCGCGCCGATCCAGCGACTGCCGCATTTCGACGAGGTGTCGCCAAGCCGGCTTGCCTTGCTCCATTTCCTGTCGCCCGACGAGAGCAGCGGGACCGCCTTCTACCGCCAGCGCAGCACCGAATTCGAATCGGTCGATGCTGCGCGCCTGCCTGCCTACCGCGCCGCGCTGCAGGCCGATCTGGCGCGCCATGGTCTGCCCGATGCCGGCTATATCGCGGGCGACACGCCAATATTCGAACAGGTCGCGCTGCATCGCGGGCGGTTCAACCGCGCGATCCTCTATCGCTCGAACACATTGCATTGCGCCTATATTCCGCCCGGCCTCGCGCTCAGCGACGACCCGTTGTCGGGGCGGCTGACGGTCAACACCTTCCTCGACGGACGGCTCGTCTTGTAACGCTCTGTTGCCCGAATATCACGCCGCGATCCGGCGGCATGAATACGTATGTGGCCATGTTGGCACGAAATCCCCCTTTGTTCACAAGCACTCGGGTTACGCCGGCCGATCGTCCTCCCATGACAGGGGGCGGGGGCACGGCATCACTCTTGGGGGAGGATCCTTCTCGTGGCCCGTTCCGTTTCGTCGTTCTCGCTGCGCCGCCGCGCCGCGCTCCGCACCACCACCGTCGGCCTTGGCAGTCTGTTCCTGGCGACGGGCGGCGCCGCATTCGCGCAGGAGACGCCCAACCCGCAGTCGCCCAACGCCAATCCGCCCGCCGCCGCGACAGTGCAGGCGCCGGCCCCCGCCGCCGAGCCGACGCCGAACCAGGATGCCGAGCAGGCGAAGACGCAGGCGGATGCGGCGGGCGACGGCCAGGACATCGTCGTCACCGGCATCCGCGCCAGCCTTGCAAGCTCGGCCAAGATCAAGCGCAACTCGACGCTGATCGTCGACAGCGTCTCGGCCGAAGACGTCGGCAAGCTGCCCGACGTGTCGATCGCCGACAGCCTCGCGCGCCTGCCCGGCGTCACCGCGCAGCGCCTCGAGGGCCGCGACCAGCGCCTGTCGATCCGCGGCCTCGGCCCCGATTTCTCGACCACCTTGCTCAACGGCCGCGAGCAGGTGACCGTCGGCGACAACCGCGGCGTCGAATACGACCAGTATCCGTCGGAATTCTTCCGCAACGTCAACGTCTACAAGTCCGCCGACGCGTCGCTGATCGCGGCGGGCATCTCGGGCACCGTCGATTTGCGCATGCTGCGCCCGCTTGACCAGCCGGGCCGCGTCGTCGCGATCAATGCGCGCGGCCAGATGAACGGCATCGACAGCCTCAACCCGGATTCGTCACGCTACGGCTATCGCGCGTCGGCGACCTATGTCGACAAGTTCGCGGACGATACGCTCGGCATCGCGCTCGGCGTGTCGGCGACGCAGACGCCGTCGCAGGACGAACGCTACAACGCTTGGGGCTATTCGGGCAGCGGCACCGCCGCCGATCCCTATGTGCTGGGCGGCGCCAAGCCCTACGTCCAGTCGAACGAGCTGCGCCGCTACGGCGGCGTCGCGACGATCGAGTGGCAGCCGTCGGAGAATTTCCACTCGACGTTCGACGCGCTCTATTCGAAGTTCAAGGAAGAGCAGCACCTGCGCGGCGTCGAGTTCCCGCTCGGCTTCTCCGATCCGGTGAAGAGCGGCATCCAGACCAACAACGGTTTCGCGACCGCGACGACGTTCAGCAACGTCTTCGCCGTGATGCGCAACGACTATAACCGACGCGACGCGGAGAATCTGTCGCTCGGCTGGAACAACGACCTGAAGGTCACCGATCGCATCCACTTCAACGTCGACGCAAGCTGGAGCCGCGCGACGCGCACCGACTTCCTGCTCGAAACGAACGCGGGCACCGGATATCAGAAGTCGGGCGTGCCCGATCGCGTGACGGTGACGCAGAATGCGAACGGCACGTACCGGATCGTGCCGACGCTCGATTACACCAACACCAACATCTTCAAGCTCACCGACCCGCAGGGCTGGGGCTACAACGGTACGCAGCCCGTCGTGCAGTCGGGCTTCCTCAACCGTCCGAGCTTCAAGGACGACCTGAAGTCGCTGCGCGCCAGCTTCAACGGCGAGATCGACGGCAGCATCGTCAAGAGCTGGGAAGTCGGCGGCAATTACAGCCGGCGTGAGAAGACGAGCGCCTATTCGTCCTACTTCCTGTGCCCGACCGGCGGCGGCACGAACTGCACCGTCGCCAGCGGCACGCCGACGACCGCGCCGGTGCCGACTGCGGCGCTGCTCGGCACCAACGTACCGCTCGCCTATCTCGGTATTCCCGCGATGCTGACCTGGGACCCGCTCTACGTCTACAACAACGCGCTCAACAAGGCGTTCGACGGCCGTCCGTCCGCGCTGGTCCGCGACAATGTCGTGACCGAGAACGTCTGGACGGGCTATGCCAAGATCAACCTCGACGGCGATCTCGGCGGCAAGGCGGTCAAGGGTTCGCTCGGCGTGCAGGTCGTCCGCAGCGAGCAGCGCGGCACCGGCCAGATCGCGAGCGTCAACAACGGCGCCGTCACGCTGGCGCCTGCCGACCAGAAGGAAACCTATACCAACGTGCTGCCCAGCGCGACCTTCTCGGTCGAGCTGATCCCGAGCGGTTACATCAAGATGGGCGCGTCGCAGACGATGATCCGTCCGCGCCTCGACCAGGAGCGCGTGACGCAGGACGTGTCGATCAACATCGCCAACATCGGCCGGACGCAGCCGGGCCTGCTCTTCCCGGTCTTCTCCTCGAACGGCGGCAACGTCGCGCTGCGTCCGTATCAGTCGACAAACATCGACCTGTCGTTCGAGAAGTATTTCGACGGCGGCGGCTATGTCGCGGTGTCGGGTTACTTCAAGCACCTCACCGACTTCGTCGATCCGAACAACAGCTATGCGTTCAACTTCACCGGACTGCTGCCGGCATTGACGCCTGCGCAGCAGGCGCAGGTGATCGCCGCGAACCAGACGATCGGCACCGTGTCGGCGCCCGCCAACACGGGTCGCGGCGAGGTGATGGGCGTGGAGGGCACGATCTCGCTGCCGTTCAAGATGCTGACCAGCGCGCTCGACGGCTTCGGCGTGTTCGTCACCGGCAACTACACCGACTCGACGATCAAGTATGCCAACAGCCCTGCGCCGATCACGCTGCCCGGCCTGTCGGACGTCACCGCCAGCGGCACGCTCTATTTCGAAAAGTGGGGTTTCCAGGCACGCGCCAACTATCGCTACCGGTCGAACTTCCTCGCCGAGGTGGCGGGCCTGTCGGCGGCGCCGACGTATCGCACCGCCAAGTCGGAAGGCATTCTCGACGCGCAGATCGGCTACGAATTCCAGGAGGGCTTCCTGAAGGGCTTCTCGATCCTGGCGCAGGCCAAGAACCTGACCGACCGGCCGTTCATC
This portion of the Sphingomonas sp. FARSPH genome encodes:
- a CDS encoding TonB-dependent receptor is translated as MARSVSSFSLRRRAALRTTTVGLGSLFLATGGAAFAQETPNPQSPNANPPAAATVQAPAPAAEPTPNQDAEQAKTQADAAGDGQDIVVTGIRASLASSAKIKRNSTLIVDSVSAEDVGKLPDVSIADSLARLPGVTAQRLEGRDQRLSIRGLGPDFSTTLLNGREQVTVGDNRGVEYDQYPSEFFRNVNVYKSADASLIAAGISGTVDLRMLRPLDQPGRVVAINARGQMNGIDSLNPDSSRYGYRASATYVDKFADDTLGIALGVSATQTPSQDERYNAWGYSGSGTAADPYVLGGAKPYVQSNELRRYGGVATIEWQPSENFHSTFDALYSKFKEEQHLRGVEFPLGFSDPVKSGIQTNNGFATATTFSNVFAVMRNDYNRRDAENLSLGWNNDLKVTDRIHFNVDASWSRATRTDFLLETNAGTGYQKSGVPDRVTVTQNANGTYRIVPTLDYTNTNIFKLTDPQGWGYNGTQPVVQSGFLNRPSFKDDLKSLRASFNGEIDGSIVKSWEVGGNYSRREKTSAYSSYFLCPTGGGTNCTVASGTPTTAPVPTAALLGTNVPLAYLGIPAMLTWDPLYVYNNALNKAFDGRPSALVRDNVVTENVWTGYAKINLDGDLGGKAVKGSLGVQVVRSEQRGTGQIASVNNGAVTLAPADQKETYTNVLPSATFSVELIPSGYIKMGASQTMIRPRLDQERVTQDVSINIANIGRTQPGLLFPVFSSNGGNVALRPYQSTNIDLSFEKYFDGGGYVAVSGYFKHLTDFVDPNNSYAFNFTGLLPALTPAQQAQVIAANQTIGTVSAPANTGRGEVMGVEGTISLPFKMLTSALDGFGVFVTGNYTDSTIKYANSPAPITLPGLSDVTASGTLYFEKWGFQARANYRYRSNFLAEVAGLSAAPTYRTAKSEGILDAQIGYEFQEGFLKGFSILAQAKNLTDRPFITYQNNDPRQVIDYQRYGRDYYIGLSYKF